The sequence TCAGGTGCAAATGCTCCAGCAGTAACCCGCAATGGACCGTCATATAGTCCACGCCCTGTTTGGCCTGATGTTCCACCATGTCCAAAAAGTGCTGCGGCTTCATCTCCTCAATCTCGCCCCCCAATTCTTCCAGCATCTGATAGATGGGGACCGTGCCAATGGGGACGGGAGAGGCCTCAATAATAGCGGTCCGGATGGGGTCGATCCCCTTGCCGGTGCTCAGATCCATGACGGTGTCAGCGCCAAAGTGGATCGAAGTGTGTAGCTTGAGCAGTTCCTCGGCCAGATTGCTGGTGACGGCCGAGTTGCCGATATTCGCATTAATTTTGCACTTGGTGGCAACGCCGATCCCCATTGGCTCGAGCGATTTGGCCAAGTGGACTTTATTCGCGGGGATCACCAGACGGCCTCGGGCAACTTCGCTCCGGATCAATTCCGGCTCGAGGTGTTCGCGCCGGGCAACATATTCCATCTCCGGAGTGATGACTCCGGCTTGCGCTTGTAAAATTTGGGTCATTAGTCCATCGTCCTTGGAAATGCGTGCACAAACGACAGTGCGGGAGGTATGAAATAGCGTCTAAGTTGGGGGATTGATCCCGCGATTCGACGTCAAAACGCCCCAATAATGGAGTCGCAGGCTCCCCGGATTCCCCCCTGTTTAATCACTAATTATCATAACTTCTAGGCTCTCACTGTCAATTCACAGGCAATTCTCTCCATTGAGTAAGTAACCCCCCGCTAGAATTGCCAAATCCCTAGGTTTATTAAGCTTTTCCGTGCGCTATGGGGGGGCCCTCTAAGACAGGGGGATCCATGATGTTCCTCCGAGGGCATTTTTATTACAGTTATTGGATGGCCAAAAAGCGTCTGGGTGTGAAGCGGGGAGATTGTCAAATAGCCTCAATTACGGGGAATAATTGTCATGACTATTGGTATTTTGCGTTTTTGACTATAATAACGTTTAGTAAAATTTTGCTGTCGAGCTAGGAGTCTGCGAACCCAAGGATTGGACAGTTTGGGGAGATCCACGCCCTCAAGCGATTGTATTGACTCGACCGCCACCCACACCGCCCCACCATATATGACGACTACCCTATTTCGCGAAGGCGTGCCAACAATCACCCAGGGAGGGCACACCGTTCGTCGCTGTCCGGATGATTTACTGCGCCGCTATCAGAATTTGATAGACGATCAGCGGATGAATTGGACCGAGCATCATCGCCTCTTACGGCTGCTCGGGGCCGGCGGGCAAGGTCTGGTCTACCTGAGCCAGCGGCGAGGGACGGACGGATTTACGCTGCCGGTCGCGCTCAAGATCTTTTCGCCGGAACGGTACGAAGACAGTTCCGCCTACGATGACGCGATGAGGCGTTGTGCGGCGGTGGCCGCGCGGGTGGCCCAGATTCAGCAGGATAATTTGTTGGATGTGCATAATTGGGTGGATCGCAACCGGATTCGCCTGATGGAAATGGAGTGGATCGATGGCTACGATTTGAGCCATTTGCTTAGCCGGGCGGTTCTGGACCGGACACAGGAATGCGTACCTCCGGAACGCTGGACGTATTTGAACAACGTCATCGTCACCGCCGGGCCGATGCAATCGCGATTTAAGCCCGGTATCGCCATCGCGATTGTGCGCGAATGCCTGGCGGCGCTGGCGGCGCTCCATCGCGAAAAAGTCGTGCATGGCGATATCAAGCCCGCCAACATCATGCTCAAGCGGACTGGCAATGCGAAAATTGTCGATATTGGTTCGGCAATTATGCTGGATGATCCCCCGGCCAATCGAACCTGTACCCCGACTTACTCCGCTCCAGAAGTCCTAGAAGGGGGGGAGTATACCCCCCGGTCGGATTTGGCCAGTCTGGGCTATGTGCTTATCGAAATGCTGGCGGGCCGACCGCCATTCGCGGGGATGCATACCTATCGCGAGCTACTAGAGGGGAAGCGTTTTTTGGCCCAACGGCTGCCGCAGTTATTACCAGAGGAAGTCACGTGCAATGAATTGCTGATGAATTTTTGCCGCGGAATGATTGCCCCGGATCCGAATAAACGGTTTCAAAGCGCCGAAGCGGCCGATATGGTCAAGGACGGCGCGGCCAGCTTTCACCGGCAGCTAATCGTGGGAGGGCTGGCCAGCGAATATGAAAACGAAATTCGCGTGTGGTTGACGGAGTTGGATTAACTGCCACAAAAACTGGTTCGTTGCCTCAAGAATTACAAAGAATGAAAAAATGGTGAGAAGAGCGGAAGTGGACTTTGTCTTTGTTGCATTTCTTGAGGCAAAAAAAGATTTGCGGCTCTCCTGCATTACCGAATAATCTTAAGTTTCGGCAATTCCGCTTGCAATTTGGCCACCGCTTCGTCGCTGACCTTGCAAAACTTAATGCTCAGTTCCTTGAGCTTTTTTAGCTTGCCCAGGGAAGTTAAACCCGCGTCGGTAATTTTATTGGTATCGAGGTAAAGCGATTCCAAATTTGGAAGCTCGACGATGGTTTTTAGGGCTTCATCACCGGTGCCGGTTTCTTTGATGTCCAAAAACTTCAATTTCTTTAGCGGAGCCAGCTTCTTTAGCCCCTCATCCGTTACTTTGGTAAGCCATAAATCCAACCGTTCGAGATTGGTCATTTGAGTGATGTATTCCAGGCCCTTATCGGTCGTGCCGGTTTCGGCTAATTCCAGCGTCTTGAGATTTTTCATTCCCAACAAATGCCGCAAACCGCTGCCGTCGGTTAGCACGCCGCGGGCTTGAAACGTATGAACTTTTTCCAGCGGGGCAAAATGCGCAAAGCCTTTATCGGTAATTTGGTTTCGTTCAATGTGCAGGATTTCCAGGGTATCGGCGAACTGTGCCAGGTTTTCCAGCCCCTCGTCCGTGACACCAGTGTCATCCAGCCCGATCTCCTTCAAAACTTTCATGTCCTTTAGATGAATCAGTCCCTTACCGGTAATACTGGGCTGATTCTTGAACTTAAGACTTTTCATCTTTACCAGTTTGGCCAAATGCGGCAGGCCGTCATCGTTCACAATCAGGCACGCCCGTAGATCCAAAGCCGTCAAATTAGTTAAATCAGCCAGGTGGGCCAGGCCATCATTGCTGGTGTTGGTATAAAGCAGTCCCAATTTGGTCAGGTTTTTTAATCCAGCCAAATGTTGCAAGCCGTCATTGCTGATGTCCGACCTGCGTAAGCCCAGGCCGGTGAGTTTGGGAAACTTGGCAAAGTTTGGCATCGCCTCGTCACTGATAGCGCAATTCTCAAACTCGATATCGGCCAACGTGGGGTGCTTGAGCAAGATGGGCAGCGCCGCATCCGTAATGTCAGGGCCGGTCAATTTGATCCGTTTCAATTTTGTCAGTCCGTCGATGGCCGAGGCCAATTCGGTTAGATTGACAGGCTCGTCCAGAACGACAATGGAGACGTGCCCCGCGTCATCCAGGGTGATTTTTCCGCGCAGCTTGGTGATCTGGTCGATTGCCGCTTGTTCTTGCTGGTGTTTCCCCGCGGCGGCGGGAGCGGATTGTGCCGCGAGCGGCGCGCCGCCCCACCACATCAAGCAAATCGCAATCAACCCCTGTAACACTCCCCCCGAGACTGGCCGCATCATAAGTCGCTCCCGCATGCACGATGATCGCCCACGGACACTCGCCGCGAGCAGAATTATTACATTCAGATTATAAGACGCGGCCCCCCCTTGCAAATGGCCACATTCCCCTTGGTCCGCGAAAAGGCCGGAATCAACAAAAAACTCCGCCACCGGCAGGCGGCCAAGTTGACCGTTGCGGGGGGCGGAGTTCACGCTAGACATGCTGAGTCAATGCAAAACCAAAACGCGTTGCGTTTTAAGTTGACATTGCTTAGTTGACCTTGACTGAAACCTTTTTGGGTTGAGCGGCCGGGACCTTTGGCAGTTTGATTACCAGGACACCGTGGGAAAACTCCGCTGAAATGGCGTCTGTATCCAGATTTTCCGGCAAAGTGACGGTACGCGAAAACTTGCCATATCGGGTTTCCTTGTGATGAAAACCG comes from Pirellulales bacterium and encodes:
- a CDS encoding serine/threonine-protein kinase, with translation MTTTLFREGVPTITQGGHTVRRCPDDLLRRYQNLIDDQRMNWTEHHRLLRLLGAGGQGLVYLSQRRGTDGFTLPVALKIFSPERYEDSSAYDDAMRRCAAVAARVAQIQQDNLLDVHNWVDRNRIRLMEMEWIDGYDLSHLLSRAVLDRTQECVPPERWTYLNNVIVTAGPMQSRFKPGIAIAIVRECLAALAALHREKVVHGDIKPANIMLKRTGNAKIVDIGSAIMLDDPPANRTCTPTYSAPEVLEGGEYTPRSDLASLGYVLIEMLAGRPPFAGMHTYRELLEGKRFLAQRLPQLLPEEVTCNELLMNFCRGMIAPDPNKRFQSAEAADMVKDGAASFHRQLIVGGLASEYENEIRVWLTELD